A single window of Candidatus Flexicrinis affinis DNA harbors:
- the rpmJ gene encoding 50S ribosomal protein L36, protein MKVSTSIKTRCPKCRVIKRHGRVMIICSNPKHKQRQG, encoded by the coding sequence ATGAAGGTATCAACGTCCATCAAGACCCGCTGCCCCAAGTGCCGCGTCATCAAGCGCCACGGCCGGGTCATGATTATTTGCTCGAATCCGAAACATAAGCAGCGGCAAGGGTAA
- the rpsM gene encoding 30S ribosomal protein S13: MARIEGVDLPRNKRVEVALTYIFGIGPTRSKQILAATGVNPDTRVQDLTEAEVQSMREFITGSFVVEGDLRRTVLSNIKRLQEIGSYRGLRHRRMLPVRGQRTRTNARTRRGVRKTVPGRGRKKGGKK; this comes from the coding sequence ATGGCGCGTATCGAGGGTGTCGACCTTCCGCGGAATAAGCGGGTCGAAGTTGCACTCACCTACATTTTTGGAATTGGGCCGACCCGCAGCAAACAGATTCTGGCTGCGACCGGCGTGAATCCGGACACCCGTGTGCAGGACTTGACCGAAGCGGAAGTACAGTCGATGCGTGAGTTCATCACTGGCAGCTTCGTGGTCGAGGGCGACCTGCGCCGCACGGTGTTGTCGAACATCAAGCGTCTGCAGGAGATCGGGTCCTACCGCGGTCTCCGTCACCGCCGGATGCTGCCGGTACGCGGCCAGCGTACCCGGACCAATGCGCGCACCCGCCGTGGTGTCCGCAAGACGGTCCCGGGCCGTGGTCGCAAGAAGGGCGGCAAGAAGTAA
- the rpsK gene encoding 30S ribosomal protein S11 produces MARGKQGASSRKATKKVVKNIPYGQAHIFATFNNTIVSMTDQSGNVVAWASAGTSGFTGSRKSTPYAARLAAQAAADSAAGHGMKEVDVFVKGPGPGRESAIRAIQASGLKVRSITDQTPVPHNGVRPPKKRRV; encoded by the coding sequence ATGGCACGCGGTAAGCAGGGGGCCAGCAGCCGTAAGGCGACCAAGAAGGTCGTAAAGAATATCCCTTACGGTCAGGCTCACATCTTTGCCACATTCAACAACACGATCGTGTCGATGACCGATCAGTCCGGCAATGTCGTGGCCTGGGCGAGCGCTGGTACATCCGGCTTCACCGGCAGCCGCAAGAGCACGCCGTATGCGGCTCGGCTCGCGGCACAAGCCGCCGCCGATTCGGCCGCGGGTCACGGGATGAAGGAAGTCGACGTGTTCGTCAAGGGCCCCGGCCCGGGCCGCGAGTCGGCCATTCGCGCCATTCAGGCCAGCGGCTTGAAGGTGCGGTCGATCACCGACCAGACCCCGGTGCCGCATAACGGTGTACGTCCTCCGAAGAAGCGCCGCGTCTAG